The Amycolatopsis tolypomycina region GGGCGAGCATCGTCGTGTAGTACGGGTGCCAGATGCCTTGCGCGTAGCTGAACACCAGCCCCGTCACCAGCAGCCAGCCGCCCCAGGCGAACCAGCCGGCCCGCGACGCCGGGTCGCCCGGTCCCTTCGTCCGCACGCACTGGACGGCGACGACCACCAGCACGAACAGCGACAGCGGCAGCAGCCACGAAATCTGCCCACCGACCGACTGGCCGAACATCCGGCCGAGCCCGGTGTCACCGCCGCCGAACATGCCGCCGCCCGTCCCGGACGGCAGGCTCATCCCTTCGGGAAGATCCGGCCGCGCGCCGCCACCACCGGCGCCGAAGCCGCCTTCGCCGCCGAAGATCCGGCCGAACCCGTTGTAGCCGAAGATGAGGTTCCACGCGGTTCCGTCGGTGCTGCCGCCCATGTACGGCTTCGACCCGGGCCACCAGTCGTGCAGTGCCGCCCACCAGAACGACGACACGAACAACACGACAGCCGCCCCGAGCAGGTCGAAGATCCGCCGCTTGACCGGCGCGCGCGTGCCGGCCAGGTACGCCAGCGCGAACCCGGGCACGATGATCCACGCCTGCATCATCTTCGTGACGAACCCGCAGCCGACGAAGAACGCGCACCACAGCAGCCAGCGCGTCCGGGCGCGGCTCGTGTCCGTCTTCACGGAGCGGGTGAACGCGTACGCCGCGGCGATGAGCAGCAGCACCAGCAGCGTGTCCGGGTTGTTGTCCCGGTTGATCGCGACGGTGATCGGGGTGAGCGTCAGGATCAGCGCGGCCAGCAGGGCGACGTTCTCACCCGCCCAGTGCCGGACCGTGCGGTGCAGCAGGAACACCGCCACGACGCCCTCGATGACCTGGGGCAGCAGCAGCGCCCAGCCGTGGAACCCGAACACCAGCACCGAAAGCGCCTGCGGCCACAGCGACATCGGTGGTTTGTCCACGGTGAACACGCCGTAGGGGTCGAACGAGCCGAACAGGAAGTTCGTGAAGCTGTCCGTCATGGACTTCACGGCGGCCGAGTAGTACGTGTTGCCCAGCTGGCCCGCGCCGATCCGCCACGCGTAGAGCACGGCGGCGGCGACGCAGATCCCGGCGAGCGCCCAGGCCTGCCACCGCGTGCGGGCGGGGGCGGCGACGGAACCGGCCGGTGCCGCTTGGTCGGCGGCGAGTGTCATTCTTCGTCCTTTCCTGGGGAACTGCGGAAGACCCAGCTGCGCAGCAGCACGAACCGGCCCGCGGTGCCGAGCACCGAGGCGGCGAACAGCACCGTCAGCTCCAGCGCCCGGCCCGGTTCGGGGTCGAACCCGTGCAGCGCCAGCAGCGCGGCGGAGGTGAAGGCGTAGTAGAGCCCGAAGACGACGAGCCCCTGCAGGTGTGCCTTGCCCCGTGGCGTGCTCGCGCCGGCGAAGGTGAAGCGGCGGTTGGCTTCGGTGTTGAAGAGCGTGGTGAGCACGAGCGCGACGAGGTTGGCCACCAGCACCGGCCACCAGAGCCGGAACACCGCGTACAGCACCAGGTTCGCGACCGTGGAGACGACCCCGATCACGGCGAAGGACAGGACTTCCCAGAGCCGGCCGCCGCTCGGCGCGCCCAGGACGGCGTCCGGGTGGGCGGCGCGCGGCGCGGGACGGCGGGGGAGATCCGGCACGCGGGCGGTACCGGCCGCCTTCGCGCGCGCGACGCGGATCAGCCCGCGGATGTCGTCGAGCGCGGTCTTGGTGACGTCGACGCGGCTGTCGGTGTCTTCGACCCAGTCGACCGGGACCTCGTGCACGCGCAGCCCGTTGTGCTCGGCCAGGAGCAGCAGCTCGGTGTCGAAGAACCAGGCATCGTCCTCGACGTGGTCCAGCAGCGGCCGGACGACGTCGGTGCGGGCGGCCTTGAAGCCGCACTGCGCGTCGGAGAAGCGAGCGCCGTGGCTCAGCCGGATCAGCCCGTTGTAGCAGCGGGAGACGAACTCGCGTTTCGGC contains the following coding sequences:
- a CDS encoding ArnT family glycosyltransferase codes for the protein MTLAADQAAPAGSVAAPARTRWQAWALAGICVAAAVLYAWRIGAGQLGNTYYSAAVKSMTDSFTNFLFGSFDPYGVFTVDKPPMSLWPQALSVLVFGFHGWALLLPQVIEGVVAVFLLHRTVRHWAGENVALLAALILTLTPITVAINRDNNPDTLLVLLLIAAAYAFTRSVKTDTSRARTRWLLWCAFFVGCGFVTKMMQAWIIVPGFALAYLAGTRAPVKRRIFDLLGAAVVLFVSSFWWAALHDWWPGSKPYMGGSTDGTAWNLIFGYNGFGRIFGGEGGFGAGGGGARPDLPEGMSLPSGTGGGMFGGGDTGLGRMFGQSVGGQISWLLPLSLFVLVVVAVQCVRTKGPGDPASRAGWFAWGGWLLVTGLVFSYAQGIWHPYYTTMLAPAIAAISAAGLARFWRAYRGDGAVSWLLLPAAVALTAVWAFVLAGRDPSWHGWTRWAVLVAGVVTVAALLGARLAETRRLVVSRVALVFGVVTVLLVPAVWSTATATAATGGNLGVMPAAGPAGGGFGGGFGGGFGGMRPGGFAGGMPQVPGGTGGFPGGTSGFPGGTGRAGGGFGGMDGKLTEEQRRVLDYARQHKGNAEITLAVDGSATMTAGFIIGSDETVIGMGGFMGSDDSPSVDQLQQWTAEGKLKFVLGNGSGGGMPGMNGGAGQQRRQWIAQHCTEVDPAAYGGQAQQQTGPTGAQTLYECHA
- a CDS encoding bifunctional glycosyltransferase family 2/GtrA family protein gives rise to the protein MSVGATGGLRTSPEQRAATATVDIVVPVYNEERALPGCIHVLREFLRDQFPFDWTIVVADNASTDRTLEVAEALARDDESVRVRHLDRKGRGLALRETWRASTADVVVYMDVDLSTGLDALLPLVAPLVNGHSDVAIGSRLAPGARTVRGPKREFVSRCYNGLIRLSHGARFSDAQCGFKAARTDVVRPLLDHVEDDAWFFDTELLLLAEHNGLRVHEVPVDWVEDTDSRVDVTKTALDDIRGLIRVARAKAAGTARVPDLPRRPAPRAAHPDAVLGAPSGGRLWEVLSFAVIGVVSTVANLVLYAVFRLWWPVLVANLVALVLTTLFNTEANRRFTFAGASTPRGKAHLQGLVVFGLYYAFTSAALLALHGFDPEPGRALELTVLFAASVLGTAGRFVLLRSWVFRSSPGKDEE